One Hypanus sabinus isolate sHypSab1 unplaced genomic scaffold, sHypSab1.hap1 scaffold_214, whole genome shotgun sequence DNA window includes the following coding sequences:
- the LOC132387735 gene encoding zinc finger protein 239-like gives MAQQRVDTGEQPFTCSDCGKGFTLSAHLQAHQSFHTGERSLTCSDCGKRFTSSSQLKIHQRVHTGERPFSCSVCGKRFTRSSDLMSHQRVHTGERPFTCSDCGKGFSCSFKLKVHQRVHTGERPFTCLDCGKGFTCSSKLKVHQRVHTGETPFTCSDCGKRFTRSSHLMSHLRVHTGERPFTCSYCGESFTWSSDLMSHQRVHTGERPFTCSDCGKGFTRSSHLKIHQRVHTGERPFTCSDCGKGFTLSSTLMTHQAVHTGERPFTCLDCGKGFTRSSDLKIHQRVHTGERPFTCSDCGKGFTRSSQLRRHQRVHTG, from the coding sequence ATGGCTCAACAGCGAGTTGACACTGGGgagcagccgttcacctgctcagactgtgggaagggattcacgttGTCAGCTCATCTGCAAGCACACCAGtcatttcacactggggagaggtcactcacctgctcagactgtgggaaaagattcacttcatcatctcaacttaagatacatcagcgagttcacactggggagaggccgttcagttgctcagtctgtgggaagagattcactcggtcatctgacctaatgtctcaccagcgagttcacactggggagaggccgttcacctgttcggactgcgggaagggattcagttgctcatttaaactgaaggtacatcaacgagttcacactggggagcggccgttcacctgcttggactgtgggaagggattcacttgctcatctaaactgaaggtacatcaacgagttcacactggagagacgccattcacgtgctcagactgtgggaagcgattcactcggtcatctcacctaatgtctcacctgcgagttcacacgggggagaggccattcacctgctcatacTGTGGGGAAtcattcacttggtcatctgacctaatgtctcaccagcgagttcacactggagagaggccgttcacttgctcagactgtgggaagggattcactcggtcatcccatctgaagatacatcagcgagttcacactggagagaggccgttcacctgctcagactgtgggaagggattcactctgtcatccaccctaatgacacaccaggcagttcacactggggagcggccgttcacttgcttggactgtgggaagggattcactcggtcatctgacctgaagatacatcagcgagttcacactggagagaggccgttcacctgctcagactgtgggaagggattcactcggtcatctcaactacggagacaccagcgagttcacactgggtag